A DNA window from Actinomadura luzonensis contains the following coding sequences:
- a CDS encoding SDR family NAD(P)-dependent oxidoreductase, which yields MDYEALFRLDGRHAVVIGAGSGIGREAALALAAQGASVVCADRDLPAAERTAAACGGTARLLDVLDTDAVRAAAAEEPADVLVFTAATNVRKRLLDYTGEEFDRVVGLNLRASFDVVRAFGAGMVERRRGSIVGFASIRASVTEPGQSAYAATKAGLVQLLRTAAAEFGPYGVRVNAVAPGVVETPLTRQIKENPGWYAAYAAKSALGRWASAEEMAGAVVYLAGDAASFVTGSVLYVDGGWTAVDGRFDPPN from the coding sequence ATGGACTACGAGGCGCTGTTCCGCCTGGACGGGCGGCATGCCGTGGTGATCGGGGCCGGGAGCGGCATCGGCAGGGAGGCGGCGCTGGCGCTGGCCGCGCAGGGCGCGTCCGTGGTGTGCGCCGACCGCGACCTGCCCGCCGCCGAGCGGACCGCGGCCGCGTGCGGCGGCACGGCGCGGCTGCTGGACGTGCTCGACACCGACGCGGTGCGCGCCGCCGCGGCGGAGGAGCCGGCCGACGTGCTGGTGTTCACGGCCGCGACGAACGTGCGCAAGCGGCTGCTCGACTACACCGGCGAGGAGTTCGACCGGGTGGTGGGCCTCAACCTGCGGGCGTCGTTCGACGTGGTGCGGGCCTTCGGAGCGGGCATGGTGGAGCGGCGGCGCGGCTCCATCGTCGGGTTCGCCTCCATCCGGGCGTCGGTGACCGAGCCGGGGCAGAGCGCGTACGCGGCCACGAAGGCGGGGCTGGTGCAGCTCCTGCGGACGGCCGCCGCCGAGTTCGGCCCGTACGGCGTGCGCGTCAACGCCGTCGCCCCCGGCGTCGTCGAGACGCCGCTGACCCGCCAGATCAAGGAGAACCCGGGCTGGTACGCCGCCTACGCCGCCAAGTCCGCGCTCGGCCGGTGGGCGTCGGCGGAGGAGATGGCGGGCGCCGTGGTCTACCTGGCCGGCGACGCCGCGAGCTTCGTCACGGGCTCGGTGTTGTACGTGGACGGCGGCTGGACCGCCGTGGACGGCCGTTTCGACCCACCGAATTGA
- a CDS encoding class I SAM-dependent methyltransferase: MPNLAAHWDAAADTFDEEADHGLRDPAVRAAWAARLATWLPPAAGRRPDALDLGCGTGSLSLLLAEAGHRVTGVDLAPRMVERAREKLAGTDATVTVGDASRPPVGERRFDVVLTRHVVWALPDPERALARWAALLRPGGRLVLVEGRWSSVPRRDDMPWDGGITAEELVAALRRLPVRFADLRVDRLTEPVLWGKEIDDERYAVVAATPAT; encoded by the coding sequence ATGCCGAACCTCGCCGCCCACTGGGACGCCGCCGCCGACACCTTCGACGAGGAGGCCGACCACGGCCTGCGCGACCCCGCCGTGCGGGCCGCCTGGGCCGCCCGCCTCGCCACCTGGCTGCCACCCGCCGCCGGGCGCCGGCCCGACGCGCTCGACCTGGGGTGCGGCACCGGGTCGCTGTCGCTGCTGCTCGCCGAGGCCGGGCACCGCGTGACGGGCGTCGACCTCGCGCCGCGCATGGTGGAGCGGGCGCGCGAGAAACTCGCGGGCACGGACGCCACCGTGACGGTCGGCGACGCCTCCCGACCGCCGGTGGGGGAGCGGCGCTTCGACGTCGTCCTGACCCGGCACGTCGTGTGGGCCCTGCCCGACCCGGAGCGGGCGCTGGCCCGCTGGGCCGCCCTCCTGCGCCCGGGCGGCCGGCTCGTCCTGGTGGAGGGCCGCTGGAGCAGCGTGCCACGGCGCGACGACATGCCGTGGGACGGCGGGATAACGGCGGAGGAGCTGGTTGCGGCGCTGCGGCGGCTTCCGGTGCGGTTCGCCGACCTGCGGGTCGACCGGCTCACGGAGCCGGTGCTGTGGGGCAAGGAGATCGACGACGAACGCTACGCCGTCGTGGCCGCCACCCCGGCCACGTAA
- a CDS encoding type II toxin-antitoxin system prevent-host-death family antitoxin, with translation MINLERPSYEELVARLGTPVPVEDARARWGSLVDAAGRGRVSLITRERWEWAALVPLSRVAGVLTGLPVVSLSTARSKLGDLVRQVADPYDDEPVLLTRHRTPVAALIAARLLLEPPASPRRPDADALLAEGHTITLARDPVGGLVVAIARDGDGQQVAAGSGRGVAQALRSLAEPPPGQPDASPGRTTASGPG, from the coding sequence GTGATCAACCTGGAGCGGCCCTCGTACGAGGAACTGGTCGCCCGGCTCGGCACGCCGGTCCCCGTCGAGGACGCGCGCGCCCGCTGGGGCTCGCTCGTGGACGCCGCCGGCCGCGGCCGGGTCAGCCTGATCACCCGCGAACGCTGGGAGTGGGCGGCCCTGGTGCCGCTGTCACGGGTGGCCGGCGTGCTGACCGGCCTGCCGGTCGTGTCGCTGTCGACGGCCCGCTCCAAGCTCGGCGACCTCGTGCGGCAGGTGGCCGACCCGTACGACGACGAGCCCGTGCTGCTCACCCGCCACCGCACGCCGGTCGCCGCGCTGATCGCGGCCCGCCTGCTGCTGGAGCCGCCGGCCTCGCCGCGCCGCCCGGACGCCGACGCGCTGCTGGCCGAGGGCCACACGATCACGCTGGCCCGCGACCCGGTGGGCGGCCTGGTCGTCGCCATCGCCCGCGACGGGGACGGCCAGCAGGTCGCCGCCGGGTCGGGGCGCGGCGTCGCGCAGGCCCTGCGCTCACTCGCCGAGCCGCCGCCGGGTCAGCCGGACGCCTCGCCGGGCAGGACCACGGCGTCGGGGCCCGGGTAG
- a CDS encoding GNAT family N-acetyltransferase, with the protein MHTYLETERLVLRRFTEQDADLLFALHNDPDVMRYLNGGKPVPREQIVEETLPRFIRSGFFAAFGKPAGDFLGWFLLRPPEGGPADEPELGYRLHKAAWGRGYATEGSLALIDKAFGELGARRVFAQTMAVNLGSRRVMEKCGLRYVRTFFEDWADPIDGAEEGEVEYEVRREDWLARRRASTSTSTSTSTSASS; encoded by the coding sequence GTGCACACCTACCTCGAGACCGAGCGGCTGGTTCTGCGCCGCTTCACCGAGCAGGACGCGGACCTGCTGTTCGCCCTGCACAACGACCCCGACGTCATGCGCTACCTCAACGGCGGCAAGCCCGTCCCCCGGGAGCAGATCGTCGAGGAGACGCTGCCGCGTTTCATCCGCTCCGGCTTCTTCGCGGCCTTCGGCAAGCCTGCCGGAGACTTCCTCGGCTGGTTCCTGCTGCGCCCGCCCGAGGGCGGGCCGGCCGACGAGCCCGAGCTGGGCTACCGGCTGCACAAGGCCGCGTGGGGGCGGGGGTACGCGACGGAGGGCTCGCTCGCGCTGATCGACAAGGCGTTCGGGGAGCTGGGGGCGCGGCGGGTGTTCGCGCAGACGATGGCGGTGAACCTGGGGTCGCGGCGGGTGATGGAGAAGTGCGGGCTGCGGTACGTGCGGACGTTCTTCGAGGACTGGGCGGATCCGATCGACGGGGCGGAGGAGGGCGAGGTGGAGTACGAGGTGCGGCGTGAGGACTGGCTGGCGCGCCGTCGCGCCTCCACCTCGACCTCGACCTCGACCTCGACCTCGGCCTCCTCCTGA
- a CDS encoding DUF1918 domain-containing protein yields the protein MQANVGDILLVHGNVVGQADRKAVIVEVRGADGAPPYVVRFDDGHTQFVYPGPDAVVLPGEASG from the coding sequence ATGCAGGCGAACGTCGGTGACATCTTGCTCGTGCACGGCAACGTCGTCGGCCAGGCCGACCGCAAGGCCGTGATCGTGGAGGTACGCGGGGCCGACGGGGCGCCGCCTTACGTCGTGCGCTTCGACGACGGGCACACGCAGTTCGTCTACCCGGGCCCCGACGCCGTGGTCCTGCCCGGCGAGGCGTCCGGCTGA
- a CDS encoding methyltransferase family protein — protein sequence MRRTPAALVSSLFFAAAPGTVAVLVPYWISGWQARDPFPAPVMIPLRAAGAVLAVAGLAVLVSAFVRFVVEGLGTPLPAAPPERLVVGGLYRYVRNPMYVAVLAAVAGQAMIFGDAALLLYAAVVAVPVWSFVHWYEEPHLRRQFGAAYEEYCAHVPGWLPRLRPYHS from the coding sequence ATGCGCAGGACCCCCGCGGCACTCGTCAGCTCCCTCTTCTTCGCCGCCGCGCCCGGCACCGTCGCCGTCCTCGTGCCGTACTGGATCAGCGGCTGGCAGGCCCGCGACCCGTTCCCGGCCCCGGTCATGATCCCGCTGCGGGCGGCCGGGGCCGTCCTGGCGGTGGCGGGGCTGGCGGTGCTGGTCAGCGCGTTCGTCCGGTTCGTGGTGGAGGGGCTCGGCACGCCGCTGCCGGCCGCGCCGCCCGAACGACTGGTCGTCGGCGGCCTCTACCGCTACGTCCGCAACCCGATGTACGTCGCGGTCCTCGCCGCCGTGGCCGGGCAGGCCATGATCTTCGGCGACGCCGCGCTGCTTCTCTACGCGGCGGTCGTCGCCGTGCCCGTGTGGTCGTTCGTGCACTGGTACGAGGAGCCGCACCTGCGCAGGCAGTTCGGCGCGGCGTACGAGGAGTACTGCGCGCACGTGCCCGGCTGGCTGCCGCGCCTGCGCCCGTACCACTCCTGA